One part of the Paenibacillus silvisoli genome encodes these proteins:
- a CDS encoding phytanoyl-CoA dioxygenase family protein → MNYTITTEEEKQAREFYEENGYWISPIVFDAEEVEALRKAHDRIWNQDFDGDAYPLTEWFADPNKPDRLRKIDNGWWINDEMYKAVTNRKLGKLAANLMNTGEVRLWYDQAIYKPGTGKAETSVGNVGWHQDWVYWQCTNTTNLVTAWVALQDTDLSNGCMQVIPGSHKWGLLNSDGFFNTELESVRKQMEVEEKTWREEPLILKAGQVSFHHSLTIHGSRQNFSNDPRLSIVAHYIPQGTAYKRIQNVDNIRLLGPRPKEGDLFDNQYFPLAYSASEK, encoded by the coding sequence ATGAATTATACAATCACGACGGAAGAAGAAAAGCAAGCCCGCGAGTTTTACGAAGAGAACGGCTACTGGATCAGCCCGATCGTCTTTGATGCCGAGGAAGTAGAGGCGCTCCGCAAAGCGCATGACCGCATTTGGAATCAAGATTTCGACGGAGACGCGTACCCGCTGACAGAGTGGTTCGCGGACCCGAACAAGCCGGACCGTCTGCGCAAAATCGATAACGGCTGGTGGATCAACGACGAGATGTACAAAGCGGTGACGAACCGCAAGCTCGGCAAACTGGCGGCAAACTTGATGAATACGGGCGAGGTTCGCCTTTGGTACGACCAAGCGATCTACAAACCGGGCACAGGCAAAGCCGAAACGTCCGTTGGCAACGTAGGCTGGCACCAAGACTGGGTGTACTGGCAATGCACGAACACGACGAACTTGGTCACGGCTTGGGTCGCGCTCCAAGATACGGATCTCAGCAACGGCTGCATGCAGGTCATCCCAGGCTCGCACAAATGGGGACTGCTGAACTCCGACGGCTTCTTCAACACGGAGCTGGAATCGGTGAGAAAGCAGATGGAAGTCGAAGAGAAGACTTGGCGGGAAGAGCCGCTTATTCTCAAAGCCGGCCAAGTCAGCTTCCACCACTCGTTAACGATTCACGGCTCGCGCCAAAACTTCTCGAACGACCCGCGTCTTAGCATCGTTGCGCATTACATCCCGCAAGGAACGGCGTATAAGAGAATCCAAAACGTCGATAACATCCGCTTGCTCGGACCTCGTCCGAAGGAAGGCGATTTGTTCGATAATCAGTACTTCCCGCTTGCATATTCGGCTTCCGAAAAATAA
- a CDS encoding helix-turn-helix transcriptional regulator — protein sequence MAADNQLRLGVEALIKQVDQHWRHIRIHTCGIWENLAWDGPGRFFELNYLAVGSQLVIQDGQAVQLKQGDLFAVQDTLRNSACADGQFRLYYVGFHSDQAELNAAFRNLFARLKLDTSPMSLQGLQQDYAAMMAELNLGRYDSALVKQHFLHLLVRIYHGVAQSAQSPHHKLVQAVMHDLHEQWHAGERLLLAEISERYSLNERYLNRLFKQETGVTIGSYMNTIRLEHAKRLLETTSMPITAIAHAAGFYDGAHFSRTFKGKEGVSPQDYRAMHRNG from the coding sequence ATGGCGGCCGACAACCAGCTCCGCCTAGGCGTAGAGGCGCTGATCAAGCAGGTCGATCAGCATTGGCGGCATATTCGTATCCATACGTGCGGGATCTGGGAAAATCTAGCTTGGGACGGACCGGGCCGATTTTTCGAGCTGAATTACTTGGCAGTCGGCAGCCAGCTGGTCATCCAGGACGGACAAGCCGTACAACTGAAGCAGGGCGACCTGTTCGCGGTTCAAGATACGCTGCGCAACAGCGCTTGCGCGGACGGCCAGTTTCGATTGTACTATGTCGGCTTCCACTCGGATCAGGCCGAGCTGAACGCTGCGTTCCGCAACCTGTTCGCCAGGCTGAAGCTGGATACGAGTCCGATGTCGCTTCAAGGCTTGCAGCAGGATTACGCCGCGATGATGGCCGAGCTTAATCTGGGGCGGTACGATTCGGCGCTGGTGAAGCAGCATTTTCTGCATCTGCTTGTACGCATCTACCACGGTGTCGCTCAATCCGCGCAAAGTCCGCATCATAAGCTTGTCCAAGCGGTCATGCACGATTTGCACGAGCAGTGGCATGCCGGCGAGCGGCTGCTGCTGGCCGAAATCTCGGAGCGGTATTCGCTCAATGAGCGCTATCTCAATCGGCTGTTCAAGCAGGAGACCGGCGTCACGATCGGAAGCTACATGAACACGATCCGGCTGGAGCATGCGAAGCGGCTGCTCGAAACGACCTCGATGCCGATTACTGCGATCGCCCATGCCGCCGGCTTTTACGATGGCGCGCATTTCAGCCGCACCTTTAAGGGCAAGGAAGGCGTGTCGCCGCAGGATTACCGGGCGATGCACCGGAACGGGTAG
- a CDS encoding aminotransferase class I/II-fold pyridoxal phosphate-dependent enzyme, with amino-acid sequence MNPLAQALNATIERENSHVFAMLSTLGKAIYFPKEGILSQSAEAKAKAKKYNATIGIAIENGQPMHLKVIQDTLSAYNPKDLYEYAPPAGKPELRTVWRTKMLKENPSLADKAYGNPIVTNALTHGLSIVADLFADQGDAVIIPNKNWENYELTFGVRRGAEIVEYPLYNSDNRFNSAGLREALLAQKSKGKAIVVLNFPNNPTGYTPGAEEGAEIVAALRDAAEAGINVVAVTDDAYFGLFFEGSMHESLFGQLAGLHPRILPIKVDGATKEEYVWGFRVGFITYAGASDAMLAALEQKTLGIIRATISSGPHPSQTFVLKALQAPEFDAQKEEKFAIMKGRANRVKALLDSGRFGDVWSYYPFNSGYFMCLKLNGVDAEAVRTRLLEAYEIGTIALGETDLRVAFSCIEEENLEELFDTIYKAVQDVAVASK; translated from the coding sequence ATGAACCCACTTGCGCAAGCTTTGAATGCGACGATTGAGCGAGAGAACAGCCATGTTTTCGCCATGTTGTCAACACTCGGTAAAGCCATTTATTTCCCGAAGGAAGGCATTCTAAGCCAGTCCGCTGAAGCAAAAGCGAAAGCGAAGAAGTACAATGCAACGATCGGTATCGCCATCGAGAACGGCCAGCCGATGCATTTGAAGGTTATTCAAGACACGCTGTCCGCTTACAATCCGAAGGATCTGTATGAATACGCGCCGCCAGCGGGCAAGCCGGAGCTGCGTACGGTATGGCGCACGAAGATGCTTAAGGAAAATCCGTCGCTTGCCGATAAAGCGTACGGCAATCCGATCGTCACCAACGCGCTGACGCACGGCCTCAGCATCGTAGCCGATCTGTTCGCGGATCAAGGCGATGCCGTCATCATTCCGAACAAGAACTGGGAAAACTACGAGCTTACCTTCGGCGTCCGCCGCGGCGCTGAAATCGTGGAATACCCGCTTTACAATAGCGACAACCGCTTCAACAGCGCAGGCCTTCGCGAGGCGCTGCTCGCTCAGAAGAGCAAGGGCAAAGCGATCGTCGTGCTGAACTTCCCGAACAATCCGACAGGCTACACGCCTGGCGCGGAAGAAGGCGCTGAAATCGTGGCGGCGCTTCGCGACGCGGCGGAAGCGGGCATCAACGTCGTCGCCGTAACCGACGATGCGTACTTTGGCCTCTTCTTCGAAGGCTCCATGCACGAATCGCTGTTCGGCCAGCTGGCCGGCCTGCACCCGCGCATTCTGCCGATCAAAGTCGACGGCGCAACGAAGGAAGAATACGTGTGGGGCTTCCGCGTCGGCTTCATCACCTACGCAGGCGCTTCCGACGCGATGCTGGCGGCGCTTGAGCAGAAGACGCTCGGCATTATCCGCGCGACGATTTCCAGCGGCCCGCATCCGTCTCAAACGTTCGTGCTGAAGGCGCTGCAAGCGCCGGAGTTCGACGCGCAGAAGGAAGAGAAGTTCGCGATCATGAAAGGCCGCGCCAACCGCGTGAAGGCGCTGCTCGACAGCGGCCGGTTCGGCGATGTCTGGTCGTACTACCCGTTCAACTCCGGCTACTTCATGTGCCTGAAGCTGAACGGCGTCGACGCGGAAGCCGTCCGTACCCGCCTGCTGGAAGCGTACGAAATCGGCACGATCGCCCTGGGCGAAACCGACCTTCGCGTCGCCTTCTCCTGCATCGAGGAAGAGAACCTCGAGGAGCTGTTCGATACGATCTACAAAGCGGTTCAAGATGTGGCCGTTGCAAGCAAATAA
- a CDS encoding pyridoxamine 5'-phosphate oxidase family protein, which yields MRRREFEMNDVENREEIESFLQEMSFGFLGTVTPDGEPGMTPLNFVYTGGSVYFHGSRIGEKMTQLKANERVTFMAAKEYAIIPSYFTDPLMACPATAFFKSVRIAGRATVVDDPHEKAAALEALMRKLQPEGGYKTIDADDPDYVPRLKGVAVVRIDADRITGKFKFGQNAKPDMIAAITDGLANRGLPQDAETIELMKQYCPHHKQVIGD from the coding sequence ATGCGCAGACGGGAATTTGAAATGAATGATGTAGAGAATCGGGAGGAAATCGAAAGCTTTCTCCAGGAGATGAGCTTCGGGTTTCTGGGCACGGTAACGCCGGACGGGGAGCCCGGCATGACGCCGCTGAATTTCGTGTACACGGGCGGAAGCGTCTATTTTCACGGCAGCCGCATCGGGGAGAAAATGACGCAGTTGAAAGCCAATGAACGGGTCACCTTCATGGCCGCCAAGGAGTATGCCATCATTCCGTCGTATTTCACCGATCCGCTGATGGCTTGTCCGGCAACGGCTTTTTTCAAATCCGTACGAATCGCCGGCCGCGCAACGGTTGTCGATGACCCCCACGAGAAAGCAGCCGCGCTCGAAGCGCTCATGCGCAAGCTGCAGCCGGAAGGCGGCTACAAGACGATCGATGCCGACGACCCGGACTATGTGCCGCGGCTCAAAGGCGTGGCCGTCGTACGGATCGACGCCGACCGGATCACCGGCAAGTTCAAGTTCGGACAGAACGCGAAACCCGACATGATAGCGGCCATTACGGACGGATTAGCAAATCGCGGTCTGCCCCAAGACGCGGAAACGATCGAGCTGATGAAGCAATACTGCCCGCATCACAAGCAAGTGATCGGCGACTGA
- a CDS encoding ABC transporter permease — protein MDRSVDSLWQTGSSDFWRRSAAPYFRYIAQSGLPGVVVMLLIAGMAGYGTLLRNMPAHFPITLVGVVALTPVICWSPLRTWLRDADIVFLVPREAEMPAYLRRSLRYNGMACAAAVLLMCAIYIPLYMAAHGETSAVLIACAALLLKALQIGAAWRERQLVRAGTRRGIRLLRWAATAVGIAALLHTELWKAAIYLAVVAVLFALLYMRMPRYPIPWLLLIEEERRTRRRYTVFFGAFTDVPTEAAPVKPRRYLSWIASRIRYRSEHAFMYLYAFTLIRTELGGILMRLTGLGIFTGFLSAYSGLWSGWGAAAVCLLFVWLCGIQLTALAQAHRHTVWRHVYPLPEQSRHAAVLRVDRAASLVSAVLIWLPQGLLLPPQGYVAQAAASLVLALLYVLAVRPGRVKRKLAGDPDDDE, from the coding sequence ATGGACCGGTCGGTTGATTCGTTGTGGCAGACGGGTTCGAGCGATTTCTGGCGGCGATCGGCTGCGCCGTATTTCCGATATATCGCGCAAAGCGGACTGCCCGGCGTCGTTGTGATGCTGCTGATCGCGGGCATGGCCGGTTACGGAACGCTGCTGCGGAACATGCCGGCGCACTTCCCGATAACGCTGGTTGGCGTCGTCGCGCTGACGCCGGTCATCTGCTGGAGTCCGTTGCGGACATGGCTGCGCGATGCGGACATTGTGTTTCTCGTGCCGCGGGAAGCGGAGATGCCGGCTTATTTGCGCCGCTCGCTCCGCTATAATGGCATGGCCTGCGCCGCGGCGGTGCTGCTGATGTGCGCAATCTACATCCCGCTTTATATGGCGGCGCACGGCGAGACAAGCGCGGTGCTGATCGCGTGCGCGGCGCTGCTGCTCAAGGCGCTTCAGATCGGCGCGGCTTGGCGCGAGCGCCAGCTTGTCCGCGCCGGAACCCGGCGAGGCATTCGCCTGCTCCGATGGGCCGCGACGGCGGTCGGCATTGCCGCTCTGCTGCACACGGAGCTCTGGAAAGCGGCAATTTATCTCGCCGTGGTCGCCGTGCTCTTCGCTTTGCTCTACATGAGGATGCCGCGTTATCCGATTCCGTGGCTGCTGCTGATCGAGGAAGAGCGGCGGACGAGGCGCCGGTACACGGTGTTTTTCGGCGCCTTTACCGATGTGCCGACGGAAGCGGCGCCGGTGAAGCCGCGTCGTTATCTATCTTGGATCGCAAGCCGGATCCGATATCGGAGCGAGCATGCGTTTATGTATCTGTATGCGTTTACGCTCATTCGGACCGAGCTTGGCGGCATCTTGATGCGGTTAACCGGGTTAGGGATCTTTACCGGCTTCTTGTCCGCCTATTCCGGCTTATGGTCCGGTTGGGGAGCCGCAGCCGTTTGCCTGTTGTTCGTCTGGCTGTGCGGCATCCAGCTGACCGCGCTTGCGCAGGCGCACCGGCACACGGTCTGGCGGCACGTCTATCCGCTGCCGGAGCAATCGCGCCATGCTGCCGTGCTTCGTGTCGACAGAGCGGCTTCGCTCGTATCCGCAGTCCTAATTTGGCTGCCGCAAGGCTTGCTGCTTCCGCCGCAGGGGTATGTCGCACAGGCTGCAGCTTCGCTTGTCCTTGCGCTCCTTTATGTTCTGGCCGTACGGCCGGGCAGAGTAAAGAGGAAGCTGGCGGGCGATCCGGACGACGATGAATAG
- a CDS encoding AraC family transcriptional regulator → MLHCAPTSFQLKPAFAKIVCEPGWKWQKREKPLANYDLFYVWSGSGEVSLNGVPHPVSKGSCFLFKPGDFTYATHNPQKPLVLTYIHFDVTEPVDTVPQSYRMLKETVDFEHLLSRYVRLFLVKTFAAEEEAQLILKQLMIYLLREDLESPVERKASNQLTEAIHEIANYIRQNPGIAHRVEDLAQRAQLSPRYFSIKFKEMIGTSVQSYMIRTRIDRAQHLLMHAGMNVTEVADALGYRDIFFFSRQFKQYTGKSPSEIR, encoded by the coding sequence ATGCTGCACTGTGCGCCGACATCTTTTCAATTAAAACCCGCCTTCGCCAAAATCGTGTGCGAGCCGGGCTGGAAGTGGCAGAAGCGCGAAAAACCGCTCGCGAATTACGACTTATTCTACGTCTGGAGCGGCAGCGGGGAAGTCAGTTTAAACGGCGTGCCGCATCCCGTCAGCAAAGGCAGCTGTTTTCTGTTTAAGCCGGGCGACTTTACGTACGCGACCCATAACCCGCAAAAGCCGCTTGTGTTGACGTATATTCATTTCGACGTCACCGAGCCTGTCGATACTGTCCCGCAATCGTACCGGATGCTGAAGGAAACGGTGGACTTCGAGCATCTGCTTTCCCGATATGTAAGACTGTTTCTTGTTAAGACCTTCGCCGCGGAGGAGGAAGCGCAGCTTATCCTGAAGCAGCTGATGATTTATTTGCTGCGCGAGGATCTGGAAAGTCCCGTGGAGCGAAAAGCGAGCAACCAGCTGACCGAAGCGATTCACGAGATCGCGAACTATATCCGGCAAAATCCCGGCATCGCGCACCGCGTGGAGGATTTGGCGCAGCGAGCGCAGCTGTCGCCGCGGTATTTCTCGATCAAGTTCAAGGAAATGATCGGCACGTCGGTGCAATCGTATATGATCCGCACCCGGATTGACCGGGCGCAGCATTTGCTGATGCATGCGGGCATGAACGTGACGGAGGTGGCCGATGCGCTCGGCTACCGGGATATATTCTTTTTCAGCCGGCAATTCAAGCAGTATACGGGGAAGAGCCCATCGGAGATCCGATAG
- a CDS encoding S-layer homology domain-containing protein — protein sequence MKKAILKKAAITSMALLTLAGGASSAFAHGNDKGHDNGKHDQKDKDKHSINLNFKDEKELKWALEYIIRLASKGVFNGYEDGTFKPQQKISRIESIVAAVRLMGLKDQAESQAEMSTKLKFKDADQLAKKYPWAVGYVAVALEKDLFSETDDAIQPEKSATRLFAATLLVKALGLESEAKAKANSDLNFRDADKIPAGSVGYVQVAIEKGLITGYQDNTFRPNQPVTRAELAALLDRTDEQLPDHDAQAITGKLKAAASGNAIVVVKPDNSEVALALDPSVFIFRDNAKAAVSALKAGDEVLVRTFENKVVFIEVTKNAVENAIVKQTGKFNSIVAVNAQGKIKSISFTKDGDNSTQAFVLNVSPDAAIVGNEDLLVSGQTVELTIVNNIVYTIKIVA from the coding sequence ATGAAAAAAGCCATTTTGAAAAAGGCGGCAATTACGTCGATGGCGTTACTAACCCTAGCAGGTGGCGCTAGCAGCGCTTTTGCACACGGCAATGACAAAGGACATGACAACGGCAAACATGATCAGAAAGACAAAGATAAGCACAGCATCAACCTGAACTTCAAGGATGAGAAAGAGCTGAAATGGGCGCTCGAGTACATCATCCGCCTAGCATCGAAAGGCGTATTCAACGGCTACGAAGACGGTACGTTCAAGCCGCAGCAAAAAATTTCGCGCATCGAGTCCATCGTAGCGGCCGTTCGCTTGATGGGTTTGAAAGACCAAGCGGAATCGCAAGCGGAAATGAGCACGAAGCTGAAATTCAAGGACGCTGACCAGCTCGCCAAGAAATATCCATGGGCAGTCGGTTACGTAGCCGTAGCGCTTGAGAAAGACCTGTTCAGCGAAACGGACGATGCGATCCAACCGGAGAAGTCGGCTACTCGCCTGTTCGCGGCTACGCTGCTTGTGAAAGCGCTCGGTTTGGAATCCGAAGCGAAAGCGAAAGCAAACTCGGATCTTAACTTCCGCGATGCTGACAAAATCCCTGCCGGTTCCGTTGGCTATGTACAAGTAGCGATCGAAAAAGGTCTGATCACGGGCTACCAAGACAACACGTTCCGTCCGAACCAACCGGTAACGCGCGCTGAGCTGGCCGCGCTTCTCGACCGTACGGACGAGCAGCTTCCGGATCACGATGCGCAAGCGATCACAGGCAAGCTGAAAGCGGCAGCTAGCGGCAATGCGATCGTTGTCGTCAAACCGGACAACTCCGAAGTGGCGCTCGCGCTTGATCCATCGGTCTTTATTTTCCGTGATAACGCAAAAGCGGCCGTTTCCGCGCTTAAAGCGGGCGACGAGGTTCTCGTGCGCACGTTCGAAAACAAAGTCGTGTTCATCGAAGTAACGAAGAACGCGGTTGAAAACGCGATCGTGAAGCAAACGGGCAAGTTCAACTCCATCGTTGCCGTGAACGCGCAAGGCAAAATCAAGTCGATCTCGTTCACGAAGGATGGCGATAACTCGACGCAAGCTTTCGTGTTGAACGTTTCGCCTGATGCGGCGATCGTGGGCAACGAAGATTTGCTCGTGTCGGGTCAAACCGTCGAGCTTACAATCGTTAACAACATCGTTTACACCATCAAAATCGTAGCCTAA
- a CDS encoding glucose-1-phosphate adenylyltransferase, with the protein MSKKNMIAMLLAGGEGKRLGVLTRELAKPAVHFGGKYRIIDFTLSNCAHSGIDTVGVLTQYQPLVLNSYLGDGSPWGLDRRDGGMTILPPYMKQKGGKWYKGTANAIYQNIGFIEQYDPDYVLVISGDHIYKMDYELMLDQHKKNGADVTIACLQVDWKEASRFGIMNVDDSGAITSFVEKPKVPVSNLASMGVYIFSWPVLKKYLVRDEANDLSGNDFGKDVIPAMLNDDVRLYAYAFNDYWKDVGTLESLWEANMDLLAKQPSLDLNDPKKPIYSVNRNRPAHYAAAGAMITNSLVSEGCLIEGDVLGSVLFCDVQVGAESRIQDSVIMPNVTIGRNVRIYKAIIAEGAVIGDGVTIGSPGSGEVTVIHESVSEGEEPCVQTYSA; encoded by the coding sequence ATGAGTAAGAAGAACATGATCGCCATGCTATTAGCAGGAGGAGAAGGGAAGCGGCTCGGCGTGCTAACGCGGGAGCTTGCGAAGCCGGCCGTTCATTTTGGCGGGAAATACCGGATTATCGATTTTACATTAAGTAATTGCGCGCATTCCGGCATTGATACGGTCGGCGTGCTGACGCAATACCAGCCGCTGGTGCTGAACAGTTATTTGGGCGATGGCAGCCCGTGGGGGCTCGACCGCCGAGATGGCGGAATGACCATCCTGCCTCCTTATATGAAGCAGAAGGGCGGCAAATGGTATAAAGGAACGGCGAATGCGATTTACCAGAACATCGGGTTTATCGAACAGTACGACCCCGACTATGTGCTCGTCATTTCCGGCGATCACATTTACAAAATGGACTACGAGCTGATGTTGGATCAGCATAAGAAAAACGGGGCGGACGTGACCATAGCATGCCTCCAGGTCGATTGGAAGGAAGCAAGCCGGTTCGGCATCATGAATGTGGATGATAGCGGCGCCATCACTTCATTCGTGGAGAAGCCGAAGGTGCCGGTCAGCAATCTGGCTTCGATGGGCGTTTATATTTTCTCGTGGCCGGTGTTGAAAAAGTACTTGGTTCGCGATGAAGCGAACGATCTGTCCGGCAATGACTTCGGCAAGGATGTCATCCCGGCGATGTTGAACGATGACGTGCGCTTGTACGCTTACGCGTTCAATGACTATTGGAAGGATGTCGGCACGCTGGAGAGCTTGTGGGAAGCGAACATGGATTTGCTCGCCAAGCAGCCATCGCTGGACTTGAACGATCCGAAGAAGCCGATCTATTCGGTAAATCGGAACCGGCCGGCGCATTATGCGGCTGCAGGCGCCATGATCACGAACTCGCTCGTATCGGAAGGCTGCTTGATTGAAGGCGATGTGCTGGGCTCCGTGCTTTTCTGCGATGTGCAGGTCGGCGCGGAAAGCCGGATTCAAGATTCGGTCATCATGCCGAACGTGACGATCGGCCGGAACGTGCGCATCTACAAAGCGATAATCGCCGAAGGCGCCGTCATCGGCGACGGCGTGACGATCGGCAGCCCGGGCAGCGGCGAGGTTACCGTTATTCATGAATCGGTATCGGAGGGTGAGGAGCCATGCGTGCAAACTTACTCGGCGTAA
- a CDS encoding ABC transporter ATP-binding protein, with protein sequence MKPVLEVKGLTGGYSPRRPVLHDLNFEVGAGEMIGLIGLNGAGKSTAIKHILGLMQPHTGEIRIGGHTLAEEPQQYRSSLAYVPESPLLFDELTVEEHLALTGMAYRIDESAYEQRRENLLDEFYMTPKRGAFAAHLSKGMRQKVMIMNALLAKPALYVIDEPFLGLDPLGIRSLLDKLVEVTKEGSSVFMSSHILSTVESYCSRFIVLHQGAIVAQGTLSDVCEAAGMPRDARTGSLEEAFYRLVAGGGANGPVG encoded by the coding sequence ATGAAACCAGTATTGGAAGTGAAAGGTTTGACGGGCGGCTACAGCCCACGCAGGCCGGTGCTGCACGATCTGAATTTCGAGGTCGGCGCAGGCGAAATGATCGGGCTGATCGGATTGAACGGCGCGGGTAAAAGCACGGCGATCAAGCATATTCTGGGGCTTATGCAGCCGCATACCGGCGAAATCCGCATCGGCGGCCATACGCTGGCGGAAGAGCCGCAGCAGTATCGGAGCTCCCTGGCCTACGTACCGGAGTCGCCGCTGTTGTTCGACGAGCTGACCGTAGAGGAGCATTTGGCGCTGACGGGGATGGCGTACCGGATCGATGAATCGGCTTATGAGCAGCGGAGGGAGAACCTCCTGGATGAGTTTTATATGACGCCGAAACGAGGCGCCTTCGCCGCTCATCTATCGAAAGGGATGCGGCAGAAGGTCATGATAATGAACGCGCTGCTCGCGAAGCCCGCGCTCTACGTCATCGACGAGCCGTTTCTTGGCCTTGATCCGCTCGGAATCCGGTCGCTGCTGGATAAATTGGTCGAGGTGACGAAGGAAGGCTCGTCGGTGTTTATGAGCTCGCATATTTTATCGACGGTGGAGTCGTATTGCAGCCGTTTTATCGTGCTCCATCAAGGGGCTATCGTGGCGCAGGGCACGCTTTCGGATGTGTGCGAGGCTGCCGGCATGCCGAGGGACGCGAGAACGGGCTCCTTGGAAGAGGCTTTCTACCGGCTCGTGGCAGGCGGAGGCGCAAATGGACCGGTCGGTTGA
- the glgD gene encoding glucose-1-phosphate adenylyltransferase subunit GlgD yields MRANLLGVINLVHEQEELGALTAGRCLAAVPFGGQYRLIDFALSSMANSGITRVGILAHTKYRPLIDHLGSGQEWDLHNHRKGGLSIIPPTIRDDVNEVKAGDLVHFYQNRDYFTRNSCEYVVIARSHMLCNVDFKPVLGAHQASGADVTVICKASMDLHGAKARRVEMDRDGRITAMQSEIGIAESGGLFSTDMFVMRKEVLLDLVITSLAQGQEFLVEHAIVSRLEEGELHVESYLFDGYLGIINTLPSYYENSMELLRPASWKSLFARNGTIMTKLNDEPPARYTEDAVTSNSMIANGCIIEGTVKNSILFEGVHVRKGALVRNSIVMQNAVIDMNGHVDHVIYDSGATIGCGRELRKAE; encoded by the coding sequence ATGCGTGCAAACTTACTCGGCGTAATCAATCTGGTTCATGAGCAGGAGGAGCTTGGAGCGCTCACTGCAGGGCGCTGCTTGGCGGCGGTTCCGTTCGGCGGGCAATACCGCCTGATTGATTTTGCGTTGTCGAGCATGGCGAATTCGGGCATTACGCGCGTCGGCATTCTGGCCCATACGAAGTATCGGCCGCTGATCGACCATCTGGGCTCCGGACAGGAGTGGGATCTGCACAACCACCGCAAAGGCGGGTTATCGATCATTCCGCCGACGATTCGCGACGATGTTAACGAGGTCAAGGCCGGCGATCTGGTTCACTTTTATCAGAATCGGGATTACTTTACGCGCAACTCATGCGAATATGTCGTGATCGCGCGCAGTCATATGCTCTGCAACGTCGATTTCAAGCCGGTGCTGGGGGCGCATCAGGCGAGCGGAGCCGATGTGACGGTCATCTGCAAGGCGTCCATGGATTTGCACGGCGCCAAAGCGCGGCGGGTCGAAATGGACAGGGACGGACGCATTACCGCGATGCAAAGCGAGATCGGCATTGCGGAGAGCGGCGGTTTGTTCTCCACGGACATGTTCGTTATGCGCAAAGAGGTTCTGCTTGATCTGGTCATTACCTCGCTGGCGCAAGGGCAGGAATTTCTCGTGGAGCACGCGATCGTTTCCAGGCTGGAAGAGGGAGAGCTGCACGTAGAAAGCTACCTGTTTGACGGGTACTTGGGCATCATCAATACGCTGCCAAGCTACTACGAGAATAGTATGGAGCTGCTCCGTCCGGCCTCGTGGAAAAGTCTCTTCGCTCGAAATGGCACGATTATGACGAAGCTGAACGACGAGCCGCCCGCGCGGTATACGGAAGATGCCGTGACGAGCAATTCGATGATCGCCAACGGCTGCATCATCGAAGGGACGGTTAAGAACAGCATTTTGTTCGAAGGGGTCCACGTTCGGAAAGGCGCCTTGGTGCGCAACAGCATCGTCATGCAAAATGCCGTCATTGACATGAATGGCCATGTCGATCATGTCATTTACGACTCCGGCGCGACGATCGGCTGCGGCCGCGAGCTCCGGAAAGCCGAGTAA